A window from Pseudomonas alloputida encodes these proteins:
- a CDS encoding UPF0149 family protein — MLPVLSEKELDRLEDLLITYGNDYSVLNLAELNGFFVALASSPVTVLPEQWLPAVVGGKVPKFKKPAHEEAYTALMLRYASQVAEELSNDVDQFEPLFEEREGEQGTVIVMEEWCFGYMRGTQVAGWGELPPEQDPLLKAISLHGLEDNFELLDQMSDEDIQACVPQVVEAARGLYRHFKKLH; from the coding sequence ATGCTCCCCGTACTCAGCGAAAAAGAACTCGACCGCCTTGAAGACCTGCTGATCACCTATGGCAACGACTACTCGGTGCTGAACCTGGCCGAGCTCAATGGCTTTTTCGTCGCACTGGCCAGTTCGCCGGTCACTGTCCTCCCGGAGCAATGGCTGCCGGCGGTGGTGGGTGGCAAGGTACCGAAGTTCAAGAAACCCGCCCATGAGGAGGCCTACACGGCATTGATGCTGCGTTATGCCAGCCAGGTGGCAGAAGAACTGAGCAATGATGTCGACCAGTTCGAGCCGCTGTTCGAGGAACGCGAAGGCGAGCAGGGCACTGTGATCGTGATGGAGGAGTGGTGTTTCGGCTACATGCGCGGTACCCAGGTGGCCGGTTGGGGCGAGTTGCCACCGGAGCAGGACCCGCTGCTCAAGGCCATTTCGCTACATGGGCTGGAGGATAATTTCGAGCTGCTGGACCAGATGAGCGATGAGGATATCCAGGCCTGTGTGCCGCAGGTGGTCGAGGCTGCGCGTGGGCTGTACCGACATTTCAAAAAACTGCACTGA